GTGAGGCGCTCGGTCATGGTCTTCTCGCGACGAGCCTTGGCGTAGCTGGTGAGCCAGCGGAGGGCCAGGGTATTGGCGCGGTGAGGCTTGACCTCGACGGGGACCTGGTAGGTCGAGCCGCCGACGCGGCGCGAACGCACCTCGAGGGTGGGGCGCACGTTGTCGAGCGCCTTCTTGAGGGTGGCGACGGCGTCTTGGCCGTTCTTCTCGGCGACGTTCTCGAGCGCGTCGTAGACGATGCGCTGCGCGAGGTCCTTCTTGCCGTCGATGAGGATCTTGTTGACGAGCTGGCTGACGACGGGCGAACCGTAGACCGGGTCGGCGACGACGGGGCGCTTCGGAGCGGGTCCCTTGCGAGGCATTACTTCTTCTCCATCTTCGCGCCGTAGCGGCTACGGGCCTGCTTGCGGTTCTTCACGGCCTGCGTGTCGAGCGCGCCGCGGATGATCTTGTAGCGCACGCCGGGGAGGTCTTTCACTCGGCCGCCGCGCACGAGCACCATCGAGTGCTCCTGGAGGTTGTGGCCCTCGCCGGGGATGTAGGCGGTGACCTCGGTGCCGTTCGAGAGCTTCACACGGGCGACCTTGCGGAGCGCCGAGTTGGGCTTCTTCGGGGTGGTGGTGTACACACGCGTGCACACGCCGCGCTGCTGGGGGTTGGCCTTCAGGGCGGGAGCCTTGGTCTTGGTGACCTTCGGCGAGCGACCCTTGCGGACCAACTGCTGAATGGTTGGCACTGCTTCTCCTTGTTATTGCTGCACGGTGACAGCGTGATGAATTTCACATCATGACCCACCGGCACTGCAGAGCTGCAGCGCCTGTGAGATGGTGGGTATGCCGTGGGGGCCCGCCCATTGGGCGGCCCTTGCAGTGTGCGACTTGTGCGAACCTAGCGTGCCGCCATGGGCACGGTTCAAGCGCGCGTCAACGCGCACACCCGGTCAATAGTAGTCGGCGGGTGTCATCCGGTCAAATGACGACGGATGCCGCGAGCGGCCGGCGCCGCCCCCGCGAACCTGCCCGGCTCAGCCGGGCCATCCCGGCGCGTCGAGCTCCCGATCGAGGTCGGCGAGGAGCTCCTCCACTTGCGGCTCCACGAACTCCACGACGGCCTCGCCGATGCGGTGACGGTGCTGCGCGAGCTCGACGCAGATGCGACGCCCGAGCTGCTTCGCGAAGTCGTCGGCGAGGCGGACCTCCTCGCGGAGGGCTTCCTTCTCCTCGAGGGTGAAGGGGCGGGGCGGGGGCTCGTTCGTCGCCGCCGCGACATCCGCCTCGAGTCCGGTCAGGGTGAAGAGGAACGGCTGGTCGGGCACCGGCTCGGGATCGAGGTCGAGTCCGAGGAACTCGGGGTCGAGCCCCTCCCCCGCGCGATACGGCCGGCGCGCCTTGCGCTCCTCGGCGAGACGGATCTCGCGGTGCAGCATCGGCAGGTTGCGCGCCGTGTAGTCGTCGACGGCCGCGTCGACGATGGCCTTCATGCGCATCGAGAACGCGTGCTGCACGGGATGCGGCACGTCGACGTCGAGTCCGGCCGCGGCGAGGATGGGCGAGCCGAAGCACCTCGTGCAGAGCCGCACGCGGGCGCGGTGGGTGCCCGGCCGCCACCGCGGCAGCCAGGCGAGCCAGCGGTCGACCTCGTGGCTGACGCGCGCCTCGACGGAACCCTCCACGCGTTCACGATACTGCCCGAGGCATCCGGGCACCTCGATCGTCGTTCTGCTGGCGCGCCGTGAGCCGGGAGTCACTCCTCCTCGTCGCGCTCCCACGGCCAGCGAGGGCGGCGCGCTCCACCCGATTGCGCTTGCGCCACAAGGGAGGCGAGCCATGCCACGAGCGCCGCGCAGGCCGGAATCAACAGCCCGAAGAGGCTCACGCCGAAGGCGAGCCCGAAGATGAGGCTCGCGAGGACGGTGCTCGTCGCGATGGCGTAGCCGACGATCGCCACCACGACGGTGGCGAGCCACGTCCAGAGCGCTGCGAGGAGCACGGTCGTGAGCACCGCGAACGGCGCCCGCAGCCCCCGCGCCAGGTACAGGAGGAGCACAGCGACGGATGCCCCGACCGCGGCCGGCCCGACGAACGGGCCCGCGGCGCCGCTCGGGATCACCTCGGCGTCGGTGAGCAGGCTCCCGAACCCGTAGGCGCACACGACAAGCGCGAGATAGAGGGCCGCGGCGAACGCGGCCACGACCCAGGCGCGGCGGCGGGATTCCTCCATGCTCCGACCCTACGCTCGCCGACGGTGCGACCGTCGGCGGGTGTCCACAGCCCGAGCATCGATCCGTCGAGCCGACGTCGATAGGGTCGAAGCATCCGTTCACACGAAAGGCTTGCATTGCGCCCCACCGACGGCACTCTGGCCCAGCTCCCCGAGGAGTTCTCCCACTCTCGTTCGACCACGCGCACGCTCGTGTACTCGGTCCTCGCCGTGGCCGCGCTCGTGGCGCTCGTGCTCTCGCTCGTGAACTTCGAGGCCATTCGCGACGATGCAGCCGAGATGACCGGTCGTCGTGCCGGTCTCCGCGGCATCATCGCACCCGTCGTCGTCATCGCCTGCGCGTTCTTCGCGCTGCTGTTCGCCCTGCTCGCCGTGCGCGGGTCGCACGTCTGGCGACGGGTCGCCACCGGCACGGTGCTGTCTCGGCGGGAGTTCCGGATCGACTGCACCGCCGACGTCGCCGCGCAGTGGCACTCGGCATTCGCCAGCGGCGACCCGGCGAACTACCTGCCGATCGGCAGCCACAAGAAGGGCGAGACCTGGGTTCGGATCTACCTCGCGAACGACGATCGGATCGCGTTCGTCACCGTGCAGCACGGCACCGGATCGGCGCGGCGCACGTGGCCCCTCATCACGCTGCGGGACAGCGCCTACGTGCAGCTGAAGCGCCTCGGCGCCGCCGACTTCGGTAAGCCTTCCAGCCTCGGAGCCAAGGGCACCCTCGACCCATTCCTGCGCGGCTGAGCATGGAGATCGAGCCGACGGGCCCCGCCCGCTTCGACGTGCCGCTCGACGTCGCAAAGGTGCAGACGGCCGGCCGCTACAACTCCGGCTTCATCGTCGTGGGCGTCGTCCTTCTCGCCGGATCCCTGGCCGGCCTCTGGGCGATGCTCGCGACGGGGTTCGGCTCGTGGTTCACCGTCATCCTCGTCGGCCTGTTCGCGGTCGCCTCTCTCGGACTCATCGTGACGAGCGCGCTGCGCCGACGGATGCTCCTCCTCCTCGTCGGCCGATCGGCCTCCGCCTGCACGATCACCGACGACGGCATCACGCTCGCCGGCGCGCCCGAGATCCGCTGGAGCGACCTCGAATTCGTCGCGGTGCTGAACGACCGCCCGCGCACCAATCGCCTGCGATCGGTGCCGGTGTTCGGCTGGTTCGGGCGGCTCGCCCTGAAGGCCGGAAACGGCACGATCCTCTGCGAACTCGCGGTGCGCGACGGCGAGGCGCTGCAGCGGCGGTTCGCAGATCCGGCCGCGGCCCGTCGAGTCACCCTCTTCGGGCGGTGGCCCGACGGCACCCGTCGTGGCGTGCTCCCCCTGCTTCTCGATGCAGTCCTCTCCGAGGCATCGACGCAAGACGTGGTGCGGGCGGTCTTCGACGCGGCATCCGCTCATCACGTTCCGGTCGTGCTGCACGAGTCGACCTTCGAGCACTACAAATGGAAGGCGCCGCTGCTCGACCCGAAGTGGCCGACCACGACGACCGGCGACGGGTAGCGGTGCCCATCTCATGCACGCCCGCACGTCGATAGGGTGGTCAGCATGTTCGACGGACTGAGACGACAGCTCGATGAGCGCGATATCGCGCGCAACGCGGTACTGCTCCCCGGTGATACCGGTGAACCGCAGCAAGGCGCGCTCACGCTCCGTGAGCAGGAGTCCGGCTTCGAGCTCGCCACGATCGACTACGGCCGAACCGTGCCGCTCGCGGTCGAAGACTCGGCCGAAGCCGCCGCGCAGCGGCTGCTCGCCTACCTCGACCAGCCGCTCCCCGAGCCGCGGACGATGAGCGCACCCGACTTCCAGGCCCTCGTGGCGGCGGCCGAA
The Agromyces albus DNA segment above includes these coding regions:
- the rpsG gene encoding 30S ribosomal protein S7 is translated as MPRKGPAPKRPVVADPVYGSPVVSQLVNKILIDGKKDLAQRIVYDALENVAEKNGQDAVATLKKALDNVRPTLEVRSRRVGGSTYQVPVEVKPHRANTLALRWLTSYAKARREKTMTERLTNEILDASNGLGAAVKRREDTHKMAESNRAFAHYRW
- the rpsL gene encoding 30S ribosomal protein S12; translation: MPTIQQLVRKGRSPKVTKTKAPALKANPQQRGVCTRVYTTTPKKPNSALRKVARVKLSNGTEVTAYIPGEGHNLQEHSMVLVRGGRVKDLPGVRYKIIRGALDTQAVKNRKQARSRYGAKMEKK
- a CDS encoding spermidine/putrescine ABC transporter substrate-binding protein; the protein is MEGSVEARVSHEVDRWLAWLPRWRPGTHRARVRLCTRCFGSPILAAAGLDVDVPHPVQHAFSMRMKAIVDAAVDDYTARNLPMLHREIRLAEERKARRPYRAGEGLDPEFLGLDLDPEPVPDQPFLFTLTGLEADVAAATNEPPPRPFTLEEKEALREEVRLADDFAKQLGRRICVELAQHRHRIGEAVVEFVEPQVEELLADLDRELDAPGWPG
- a CDS encoding DUF6121 family protein, yielding MEESRRRAWVVAAFAAALYLALVVCAYGFGSLLTDAEVIPSGAAGPFVGPAAVGASVAVLLLYLARGLRAPFAVLTTVLLAALWTWLATVVVAIVGYAIATSTVLASLIFGLAFGVSLFGLLIPACAALVAWLASLVAQAQSGGARRPRWPWERDEEE